From Coffea arabica cultivar ET-39 chromosome 2e, Coffea Arabica ET-39 HiFi, whole genome shotgun sequence, the proteins below share one genomic window:
- the LOC113729485 gene encoding cathecol O-methyltransferase 1-like — MKAVAEQDQQHFSYAKQLVTSVSLPMVLLAVIRLDVLEVIAEAGPGAQLSPWDIAAQVCPKNPDAAAMLDRMLRLLASFSVLTCSVAEADASISSQRRVYGLTPVAKYFVQNKTYGAGGGVSLGPLLALVQDKVFIDSWYQLEDAVREGGVPFDRVHGMHAFEYTARDPRFNEVFNKAMVNPATIAINRMVERYKGFEHLKTLVDVGGGLGVTLGVITAKYPSLKGINFDLPNVIQHAPVYPGVEHVGGDMFESVPQGDAIFLRSILHNWDDGRCLKLLKNCFKALPKDGKVIVVDAIVPVVPDTSASIKAICQSDIIMMAQIPGGKERSEAEFLDLATAAGFRGIRVECFVCDAWVMEFYK; from the exons ATGAAagcagtggccgagcaagatc AACAACACTTCTCGTACGCGAAGCAACTGGTCACCTCTGTATCTTTGCCCATGGTGCTGCTGGCTGTTATCCGGCTCGATGTGTTGGAGGTCATTGCCGAAGCAGGTCCAGGTGCACAATTGTCGCCATGGGACATTGCGGCTCAGGTGTGTCCTAAAAACCCAGACGCGGCTGCTATGCTGGATAGGATGTTGCGGCTCCTGGCTAGCTTCTCGGTGCTCACCTGCTCTGTTGCCGAAGCGGATGCTAGTATAAGTAGCCAAAGAAGAGTGTATGGATTGACACCGGTGGCCAAATACTTTGTGCAGAATAAAACATATGGAGCAGGAGGAGGAGTTTCACTAGGCCCCCTGCTGGCCTTGGTTCAAGATAAGGTCTTCATTGACAGTTG GTACCAATTAGAAGATGCAGTTCGTGAAGGAGGAGTTCCGTTTGATAGGGTACATGGTATGCATGCATTTGAATACACTGCTAGAGATCCCAGATTCAATGAGGTCTTCAACAAGGCAATGGTCAACCCCGCAACTATTGCCATTAACAGAATGGTTGAACGCTACAAAGGTTTTGAGCACCTCAAAACTTTGGTAGATGTTGGTGGTGGGCTTGGAGTTACCCTCGGCGTGATCACAGCTAAATACCCAAGTCTCAAGGGTATTAATTTTGATTTGCCAAATGTTATTCAACATGCACCGGTATATCCTG GGGTAGAACATGTTGGAGGAGACATGTTTGAAAGTGTTCCACAAGGGGATGCCATTTTTCTGAGG TCGATACTTCATAATTGGGATGATGGTCGTTGCTTGAAGTTGCTAAAGAACTGTTTCAAGGCTCTACCAAAGGATGGAAAGGTAATAGTTGTAGATGCAATTGTTCCTGTGGTTCCTGATACTAGTGCAAGCATCAAAGCCATTTGCCAGTCTGATATAATCATGATGGCTCAAATCCCTGGAGGAAAAGAGAGATCCGAAGCAgagtttcttgatttggctacTGCAGCTGGATTTAGAGGTATAAGGGTAGAATGTTTTGTGTGTGATGCCTGGGTCATGGAGTTCTACAAGTAG